TGCATGATAGACTTGGTCCCTAGTCATACACACTCACGCCATAATGTAACATATTCTTCCATTAAGAACAAAATACCATGTAATCGCGAGATGCATAGTAAACAGTATTCATTAGTTTACCATACTGTAGCCCTGTATTCCATTGATGAAGTCCCCTCCCATTCTCATTAAAAAAAGGTTACTAGTTAATTCTCCACGCTATGGTAAATCTCCTTTTTGATCATGAACCCCTTTTTCATTATTTTCATGACCATACAGGTAAAAAAAGCCCGGATGTTAGCGCTTTCAACACTTTTAAGCATTTAAAAAAAGTTTACAGACCAAATAAGGTATGTAAACTTTTTTTATATTTACTTTATCAATTGGCTCAAATGCCCAAAAAATTGTGGATATGATACATCTATGGCATCAGGGTCAGCAAGTTCCACTTCCCCATCCGTTATCAAAGCCGCTACAGCGAGCATCATCCCGATACGATGATCTCCATGGCTTGTAACCATACCTCCATTAAGGGCTTTACGTCCTTTGATGATCAATCCGTCTGCTGTCGGGGTTATATCTGCCCCAAGGATGGAGAGCTCATTTGCAACAGTATCAATTCGATTCGTCTCTTTCACTTTAAGTTCTGCTGCATCCTTGATTGTCGTTATCCCTTCAGCCTGTGTTGCCAGAAGTGCAATTACCGGTATTTCATCGATGAGGCGGGGAATTAGATCACCGCTGATGGTCGTCCCTTTTAGTCGGGAGCTTCTGACAGTGATGTCTCCTGCAGGTTCACCCTCGCTCGTCTTCTTCTCTATCGTAATATCCGCCCCCATCGATTTCATGACTTCGATGATTCCAGTCCTTGTCGAATTAAGGCCCACATTCTTTAACACCACTTCACTATTTTCCGTAATCGCTGCAGCCACCATGAAGAAAGCCGCCGAAGAAATATCACCCGGCACATGGATCGCGGTCCCTTTGAAGACTTGGTTTCCGCTTACTTTAATCGTTTGACCGTCCTTTTCGATTTTCCCGCCAAACTCTTGGATCATTCGTTCTGTATGATCACGGGTCTCTTCCGGTTCGATAATGATCGTTTCACCTTCTGCCTGTAAACCAGCCAAGATTATCGCTGATTTTACCTGCGCACTTGCTACAGGCAATTCATAGCGAAACCCTTTTAATTTGCCACCTCTTATGAAGAGCGGGGTGTATTCGGCTCCTTTTCGGCCATCAATGACTGCTCCCATCTGACGAAGAGGGTTGACTACCCGGGTCATTGGACGTTTGGCTATCGATTCATCACCTGCCAAAACGGCCGAAAATTGCTGTCCTGCCAAAATGCCCATCATTAACCTGATCGTCGTACCAGAATTTCCGACATCCAGTACAGATTCAGGTTCCTTCAATCCATTAAAACCTTTGCCTTCAATTTTAACGTTCTGGCCATCTTGTTCAATATGGACTCCAAGCTGCTTAAAACAGGAAATCGTACTTAAACAATCGGCTCCTGGAAGAAAATTAGTGACTGTCGTTTCCCCTTCGGCTAGTGCTCCGAACATTATCGAACGATGGGAGATCGACTTATCTCCAGGTATGGCAATCGAACCACGTAATGTCTGGATGTTCGTTTGTAATTTTTTTGTATTCATAAAACCATCCTTTCCTATCAATATTATGCCAGGATCGTTTCATAATCTGTATGTCTAGAAATACACTCCGCAGCTTTTATGCGATCAACGTCCGTTTGAAAGCTGATGACCAGCACACCGTATATCTCTTCCCTGGTTTCAATGATCCTTATGTTTGTAATGCTGATACCTTCTTGAGCCAAATATCCGGTAATCTCAGAAATTATTCCGGCATAATCCGGTATATCGATATATAAATCATAAAACGCTGGTATGGCGCCTTTTGCATGTGTTGGCAAATCATCCCTGAAAATCTTGGCATCGGTAAAGAATCGAAGGATTTCTTCACTATCTTCATTCGCAACCAGACCTTTTATATGCTCCATTTCATTCAGCCAATCATTCATTAATTCAAGTAGCACATCCCGATTATGTAACAAAATGTCACGCCACATTTCCGGACTGCTTGAAGCAATTCTTGTAATATCTCGGAATCCGCCTGCTGCAAGCCTTGAAATCAGCTTGTTTTCCTTACTGTAATTTTCTGCCTGTTTAACGAGCCCCGATGCGACAATATGCGGAAAATGACTAATGACCCCAGTCAGCTTATCATGCATGGCAGGACTCACAACCAGAAAGTTAGCTCTTGTCCCTTGCAGCCACCCTTTCAGCTGCTCAACTTTTTCTTCTTCAATGGAATCTCCGGGAGTAAGCAAATAAAATGCATGTTCGAATAAATGCAATTTGGCTGCCCCAGCGCCGCTTTTATGGGAACCAGCCATAGGGTGCCCCCCGATGAAGGCCACCCCTTTATCTATCAATGGTTTTGCTGCCTTAACGACTGTATCCTTCGTACTTCCTGCATCCGATATGAGGACATCACTTTTTAACTCCATATCGGCCAATTGAGCTAAAATCTTCACGGTTTCATTGACAGGCACAGCAAGTAGAATTAAATCGGCTTCACGTGCTCCCGCTTCCAAAGATGATACAGAATCATCAATGATTCCCAATAGCATCGAAAGTTGAATATTCTTTTCACTTAGGTCCGTACCAACAATCA
The DNA window shown above is from Peribacillus sp. FSL P2-0133 and carries:
- the aroA gene encoding 3-phosphoshikimate 1-carboxyvinyltransferase; this encodes MNTKKLQTNIQTLRGSIAIPGDKSISHRSIMFGALAEGETTVTNFLPGADCLSTISCFKQLGVHIEQDGQNVKIEGKGFNGLKEPESVLDVGNSGTTIRLMMGILAGQQFSAVLAGDESIAKRPMTRVVNPLRQMGAVIDGRKGAEYTPLFIRGGKLKGFRYELPVASAQVKSAIILAGLQAEGETIIIEPEETRDHTERMIQEFGGKIEKDGQTIKVSGNQVFKGTAIHVPGDISSAAFFMVAAAITENSEVVLKNVGLNSTRTGIIEVMKSMGADITIEKKTSEGEPAGDITVRSSRLKGTTISGDLIPRLIDEIPVIALLATQAEGITTIKDAAELKVKETNRIDTVANELSILGADITPTADGLIIKGRKALNGGMVTSHGDHRIGMMLAVAALITDGEVELADPDAIDVSYPQFFGHLSQLIK
- a CDS encoding prephenate dehydrogenase, with the protein product MKGKVFVIGLGLIGGSLAMAVRHAHPEAVIVGTDLSEKNIQLSMLLGIIDDSVSSLEAGAREADLILLAVPVNETVKILAQLADMELKSDVLISDAGSTKDTVVKAAKPLIDKGVAFIGGHPMAGSHKSGAGAAKLHLFEHAFYLLTPGDSIEEEKVEQLKGWLQGTRANFLVVSPAMHDKLTGVISHFPHIVASGLVKQAENYSKENKLISRLAAGGFRDITRIASSSPEMWRDILLHNRDVLLELMNDWLNEMEHIKGLVANEDSEEILRFFTDAKIFRDDLPTHAKGAIPAFYDLYIDIPDYAGIISEITGYLAQEGISITNIRIIETREEIYGVLVISFQTDVDRIKAAECISRHTDYETILA